The window GGGCCTTTAGGGTTGATGGCTTCGTAGTATCTAGTACTGGATCCTCTCGAAACAGACAAGATAGGTCTCAGTCAGACTATTTATTTAGCAGACTGGGaaataggcccaaacttgttcCCGAGTACTTCAACAGGAGCCCAAGTGCCAAACCCAAGCCCAGAGTCCATTAACTGGAGCCTATGTCTGGTCTGAAGCAGGCTGAGCCAAAAGGCGGATTTGCACAATGGCAGCATGCATGGGTGCTGACACATAAATGCATTCATAAAATCGTATCCTCATTTTATTCGACAATGACAGCGGAACTTACTTGGGTCAGTGTTTGTAAGCACAGCTGTTCCTCCGAAATTGCAGCTAGTTGGAGCCGGGTTCTTCTGGTAATAGTCATTGAATGCATAGGATGCATGATCCCGAAGTGTATCCGGATTGAAACAGCTTCCACCCTTTTGGATTGCCGAACAGTCTGCGCCGCCATAGCCGCAAGCATAGTCCAGGGCGACCTGCAAGGCTGTCTCAGAAGCACTTTGGCTTGCGACACACCAACTCTGGCCTGATGATGCAGGAGGGTTTGTCATGCCTGATGGAGGAGGGTTTGTCATGCCTGATGATGCAGGAGGGGTTGTCATTGGAGTTGTGATAGGCGTCATTGTTGTTGGAGGTGAGGGTGTGAGTGGGGTCACCACAGGAGTGGCCGTTGTTGGAGTCATTGGATTGATCACAGGAACCGACGCTGGAGTGTCAATGTGCGATTGGGCCATGCCATTGATGTATTCTGATGCACTATAGAGAAGCTCCCTATGCAAAGATGGCGGTAGCCGTTTTTCTCCGTGATTCAATTCTTTCTGTTTGAACTCTTCAACCAAAGGTTTCTCTGTAAAGAAAGAGATGGGACTGGAAGATGGGAATCTTCTTAAATTGATCTGAAGTGGGAGATCATGATCAGGAAGAACAGAGATAGCCCGAGTTGTCAAATTGGCCAAACAATCATCAAGACCCAATTCCTCGCCACAAGAAGCTTCAAGCGTTAAGTAACATTTGGGCCCATGAAGAAAATCAATTACTTGGGCTAGAACATCTCTGAAGTTCCGAGAGGAAGGCTTCTGAGGCGTTCTAAAGCAATCCTCAATGAAAGGCAATGAGAAGGAAGCTGATAATccaatggaaggatcaagtttcAGAGTTGCAAGAGCTGAATCGATGGCCTTTATGGCTGGCAAGAGCAATGGGAGGTGATTCTTTTTCATTATTTCACTGTTTACAACGATGCTGCTTATGTTTGTGCATCGATTCAAGGTCGAAACTTCTCTTTGAACCCAATCAACGGctaaagctttggatttgcttacGGGTACTATGTTCTTCATGCTTATGTATAAATCCACATCCCTACCTTTCCCACAAATCTCTCTTAATAACCTGTAATCTTCATCTGAAATCCCGATATGAGATGCGCCGTTTCGTTTCAAAAACGGCAGGTGATTGGCTGGAGAAGAAGATAATCTCCCCCCACCAGATGATACTCTAACAGATgttcctggaaaaaaaaaaaaacccagcaaGGATCAGAATGAAGGAGTTTGATGATGAAAGCC is drawn from Magnolia sinica isolate HGM2019 chromosome 5, MsV1, whole genome shotgun sequence and contains these coding sequences:
- the LOC131245627 gene encoding glucan endo-1,3-beta-glucosidase 12-like isoform X2, encoding MGVKVLHFLVFLLALSCSGTSVRVSSGGGRLSSSPANHLPFLKRNGASHIGISDEDYRLLREICGKEKPLVEEFKQKELNHGEKRLPPSLHRELLYSASEYINGMAQSHIDTPASVPVINPMTPTTATPVVTPLTPSPPTTMTPITTPMTTPPASSGMTNPPPSGMTNPPASSGQSWCVASQSASETALQVALDYACGYGGADCSAIQKGGSCFNPDTLRDHASYAFNDYYQKNPAPTSCNFGGTAVLTNTDPSTSTCQYPSSSPTSSVINTTNPTGSTVFGPEPPGSFSAASSLQSWTIIVTLACLLMLLIAVDHL
- the LOC131245627 gene encoding glucan endo-1,3-beta-glucosidase 4-like isoform X1 — encoded protein: MGVKVLHFLVFLLALSCSGTSVRVSSGGGRLSSSPANHLPFLKRNGASHIGISDEDYRLLREICGKGRDVDLYISMKNIVPVSKSKALAVDWVQREVSTLNRCTNISSIVVNSEIMKKNHLPLLLPAIKAIDSALATLKLDPSIGLSASFSLPFIEDCFRTPQKPSSRNFRDVLAQVIDFLHGPKCYLTLEASCGEELGLDDCLANLTTRAISVLPDHDLPLQINLRRFPSSSPISFFTEKPLVEEFKQKELNHGEKRLPPSLHRELLYSASEYINGMAQSHIDTPASVPVINPMTPTTATPVVTPLTPSPPTTMTPITTPMTTPPASSGMTNPPPSGMTNPPASSGQSWCVASQSASETALQVALDYACGYGGADCSAIQKGGSCFNPDTLRDHASYAFNDYYQKNPAPTSCNFGGTAVLTNTDPSTSTCQYPSSSPTSSVINTTNPTGSTVFGPEPPGSFSAASSLQSWTIIVTLACLLMLLIAVDHL